TTGATTGGTCAGAGTGGGAATATAAAAACTTTTCAGTAAATTTTATTATATTATTCATCATGACAACCGCAGAAACGGGATATTTGCCCACAGCAGACTCTGCTGAAAGCATAACAAAATCGGTGCCGTCTATTATAGCGTTGGCCACATCTGTCACCTCTGCGCGGGTAGGACGGGGATTTTCAGTCATATTCTCAAGCATTTGCGTTGCGGTTATGACAAATTTTTGAGAGCGATTACATTTCTTGATAATCATCTTTTGAATAATGGGGATCTCATAAATAGGCACAGATATGCCCATATCTCCGCGTGCTATCATGACCCCGTCTGAAATCTTGATTATCTCATCAATATTCTTTATCCCTTCTCTGCACTCAATTTTGGCAATGACCTGACATGGCGAACCTGGTTTTAACATTCTTCTTACCTCTAAAATATCGCTTTTCGTACGCACAAATGACTGTGCGATATATGCAAAACCATACTTTTCACAAAAAGATATATCCTGTACATCTTTTTGGCTCATCCCTCCAAATTCAAGCCTTGCCCCCGGAATATTTACGCCCTTGTGCTCTTTTAATATGCCGCCTGATATTACTTTGGTCTTTAAGACTTGCACAGACCGGCCAATGACCTCTAAGGCGATATTGCCGTCGTCTATGAATATTTGCTGGCCAACCTTAATACCGCTCAGAGGCCCCCGGTAATCAAACAGTATGCAGACATTCTTGCCTTTTATCTTTTGCTGGGCAAGCCAAACTATCTGGCGCTTTTTAAGTTCTAACGCAGAGACAAGGCCACCTATTCTTATCCGGCGGCCTTGAAGATCGCCAAGAAGATTGATGCGTCTGCGGTATTTTACATTTAAAAGCCTTATGAGATTTATCCTGTGAAGTAATTCCTGCGGCTTTCCATGTGAAAAGTTAAGGCGCGCAACATCCATTCCAGCTTGCATCATTTTTCTAACCACAGTTTCGTTTGAGGATGCCGGCCCGAGCGTACAGATTATTTTAGTTCTTACCATATTCCAGTAGAGGAGAAAACATTCATTCTCCTGCTGCTTTTCTTAATCTATCCATAATTGCCAAACCTAATCCCTCTTTTTTAACACCTTCGGCAATAATGACGCTTACCCCGAGCCTGTCAAACTCTCTTAAGATAGAAAAGAGATTAGCCGCACAGGTGGCTAAATTGTCCCCTGGTCCTAACAGTTTGACATTGAAT
This is a stretch of genomic DNA from bacterium Unc6. It encodes these proteins:
- a CDS encoding pyruvate kinase — its product is MVRTKIICTLGPASSNETVVRKMMQAGMDVARLNFSHGKPQELLHRINLIRLLNVKYRRRINLLGDLQGRRIRIGGLVSALELKKRQIVWLAQQKIKGKNVCILFDYRGPLSGIKVGQQIFIDDGNIALEVIGRSVQVLKTKVISGGILKEHKGVNIPGARLEFGGMSQKDVQDISFCEKYGFAYIAQSFVRTKSDILEVRRMLKPGSPCQVIAKIECREGIKNIDEIIKISDGVMIARGDMGISVPIYEIPIIQKMIIKKCNRSQKFVITATQMLENMTENPRPTRAEVTDVANAIIDGTDFVMLSAESAVGKYPVSAVVMMNNIIKFTEKFLYSHSDQSKKYQISSI